A window from Felis catus isolate Fca126 chromosome B1, F.catus_Fca126_mat1.0, whole genome shotgun sequence encodes these proteins:
- the SPATA4 gene encoding spermatogenesis-associated protein 4 isoform X4 translates to MAAAGLGRRLLTLPAAALPKSPSLSLQAAAPIRGKPKKYLVYPHPPKSSRLSPSVLRWLQGLDLTFFPRNVNRDFSNGFLIAEIFTIYYPRDLKLSSFENGTSLKVKLDNWAQLEKFLARKRLKLPKELIHGTIHCKAGVPEILIQEVYTLLTHREIKSIQDDLVNFTDYSYQMRLPLVPSSTASKSIKDNIRSSEIKSNPNTLSNELKVEFLFLLQMLQRKLRRKLNPKWFEVKPTVGELTLDHLLTHGSRCKYNSMISRERVAPVLRNTGTVGNPLRRIHVKQAGKYSFESAMNPITNTKK, encoded by the exons ATGGCTGCTGCCGGCCTGGGAAGAAGGCTTTTGACACTGCCGGCGGCAGCTCTACCCAAGTCACCGTCACTTTCGCTACAGGCAGCAGCTCCCATCCGAGGGAAGCCTAAGAAATATCTGGTCTATCCGCATCCACCGAAGAGCTCCCGCCTGTCCCCGTCGGTTCTGCGCTGGCTCCAGGGCCTGGATCTCACCTTCTTTCCTAGGAACGTCAACAG GGATTTTTCAAATGGCTTCCTGATTGCAGAAATATTCACTATATATTACCCCAGGGACCTTAAATTGTCATCCTTTGAAAATGGAACTTCTTTGAAAGTCAAGTTGGATAACTGGGCACAGTTGGAGAAG TTCCTGGCAAGAAAAAGACTTAAATTACCTAAAGAGCTAATCCATGGAACAATTCATTGCAAAGCTGGAGTACCTGAAATACTAATACAAGAGGTTTATACTTTGCTAACGCATCGAGA aattaaAAGTATCCAGGATGACCTCGTGAATTTCACAGACTACAGTTACCAGATGCGTCTGCCCCTGGTTCCTAGCTCCACAGCTTCCAAGTCGATTAAAGATAACATTAGGTCATCAGAGATAAAAAGCAATCCCAACACGCTCAGCAATGAACTTAAAGTAGAGTTCCTCTTCCTTTTACAAATGTTGCaaagaaaattaaggagaaaattgAATCCCA AATGGTTTGAGGTCAAACCAACAGTGGGAGAACTTACTCTTGACCACCTTCTGACCCATGGCTCTCGGTGCAAATATAATTCCATGATTTCAAGGGAAAGAGTTGCTCCTGTTTTAC GAAATACAGGTACTGTTGGCAATCCACTTAGAAGAATTCATGTCAAACAAGctggaaaatattcttttgaatCTGCTATGAACCCTATCACGAACACAAAAAAGTAA
- the SPATA4 gene encoding spermatogenesis-associated protein 4 isoform X2 gives MAAAGLGRRLLTLPAAALPKSPSLSLQAAAPIRGKPKKYLVYPHPPKSSRLSPSVLRWLQGLDLTFFPRNVNRDFSNGFLIAEIFTIYYPRDLKLSSFENGTSLKVKLDNWAQLEKFLARKRLKLPKELIHGTIHCKAGVPEILIQEVYTLLTHREIKSIQDDLVNFTDYSYQMRLPLVPSSTASKSIKDNIRSSEIKSNPNTLSNELKVEFLFLLQMLQRKLRRKLNPKWFEVKPTVGELTLDHLLTHGSRCKYNSMISRERVAPVLHSGNTSSPSTCLNLLPALTPAGRAPAGNTGTVGNPLRRIHVKQAGKYSFESAMNPITNTKK, from the exons ATGGCTGCTGCCGGCCTGGGAAGAAGGCTTTTGACACTGCCGGCGGCAGCTCTACCCAAGTCACCGTCACTTTCGCTACAGGCAGCAGCTCCCATCCGAGGGAAGCCTAAGAAATATCTGGTCTATCCGCATCCACCGAAGAGCTCCCGCCTGTCCCCGTCGGTTCTGCGCTGGCTCCAGGGCCTGGATCTCACCTTCTTTCCTAGGAACGTCAACAG GGATTTTTCAAATGGCTTCCTGATTGCAGAAATATTCACTATATATTACCCCAGGGACCTTAAATTGTCATCCTTTGAAAATGGAACTTCTTTGAAAGTCAAGTTGGATAACTGGGCACAGTTGGAGAAG TTCCTGGCAAGAAAAAGACTTAAATTACCTAAAGAGCTAATCCATGGAACAATTCATTGCAAAGCTGGAGTACCTGAAATACTAATACAAGAGGTTTATACTTTGCTAACGCATCGAGA aattaaAAGTATCCAGGATGACCTCGTGAATTTCACAGACTACAGTTACCAGATGCGTCTGCCCCTGGTTCCTAGCTCCACAGCTTCCAAGTCGATTAAAGATAACATTAGGTCATCAGAGATAAAAAGCAATCCCAACACGCTCAGCAATGAACTTAAAGTAGAGTTCCTCTTCCTTTTACAAATGTTGCaaagaaaattaaggagaaaattgAATCCCA AATGGTTTGAGGTCAAACCAACAGTGGGAGAACTTACTCTTGACCACCTTCTGACCCATGGCTCTCGGTGCAAATATAATTCCATGATTTCAAGGGAAAGAGTTGCTCCTGTTTTAC ATTCTGGGAACACATCCTCTCCTTCAACCTGCCTCAACCTTCTTCCAGCACTGACGCCTGCAGGGAGAGCTCCAGCAG GAAATACAGGTACTGTTGGCAATCCACTTAGAAGAATTCATGTCAAACAAGctggaaaatattcttttgaatCTGCTATGAACCCTATCACGAACACAAAAAAGTAA
- the SPATA4 gene encoding spermatogenesis-associated protein 4 isoform X1, whose translation MAAAGLGRRLLTLPAAALPKSPSLSLQAAAPIRGKPKKYLVYPHPPKSSRLSPSVLRWLQGLDLTFFPRNVNRDFSNGFLIAEIFTIYYPRDLKLSSFENGTSLKVKLDNWAQLEKFLARKRLKLPKELIHGTIHCKAGVPEILIQEVYTLLTHREIKSIQDDLVNFTDYSYQMRLPLVPSSTASKSIKDNIRSSEIKSNPNTLSNELKVEFLFLLQMLQRKLRRKLNPKWFEVKPTVGELTLDHLLTHGSRCKYNSMISRERVAPVLLSPSDSGNTSSPSTCLNLLPALTPAGRAPAGNTGTVGNPLRRIHVKQAGKYSFESAMNPITNTKK comes from the exons ATGGCTGCTGCCGGCCTGGGAAGAAGGCTTTTGACACTGCCGGCGGCAGCTCTACCCAAGTCACCGTCACTTTCGCTACAGGCAGCAGCTCCCATCCGAGGGAAGCCTAAGAAATATCTGGTCTATCCGCATCCACCGAAGAGCTCCCGCCTGTCCCCGTCGGTTCTGCGCTGGCTCCAGGGCCTGGATCTCACCTTCTTTCCTAGGAACGTCAACAG GGATTTTTCAAATGGCTTCCTGATTGCAGAAATATTCACTATATATTACCCCAGGGACCTTAAATTGTCATCCTTTGAAAATGGAACTTCTTTGAAAGTCAAGTTGGATAACTGGGCACAGTTGGAGAAG TTCCTGGCAAGAAAAAGACTTAAATTACCTAAAGAGCTAATCCATGGAACAATTCATTGCAAAGCTGGAGTACCTGAAATACTAATACAAGAGGTTTATACTTTGCTAACGCATCGAGA aattaaAAGTATCCAGGATGACCTCGTGAATTTCACAGACTACAGTTACCAGATGCGTCTGCCCCTGGTTCCTAGCTCCACAGCTTCCAAGTCGATTAAAGATAACATTAGGTCATCAGAGATAAAAAGCAATCCCAACACGCTCAGCAATGAACTTAAAGTAGAGTTCCTCTTCCTTTTACAAATGTTGCaaagaaaattaaggagaaaattgAATCCCA AATGGTTTGAGGTCAAACCAACAGTGGGAGAACTTACTCTTGACCACCTTCTGACCCATGGCTCTCGGTGCAAATATAATTCCATGATTTCAAGGGAAAGAGTTGCTCCTGTTTTAC TTTCACCTTCAGATTCTGGGAACACATCCTCTCCTTCAACCTGCCTCAACCTTCTTCCAGCACTGACGCCTGCAGGGAGAGCTCCAGCAG GAAATACAGGTACTGTTGGCAATCCACTTAGAAGAATTCATGTCAAACAAGctggaaaatattcttttgaatCTGCTATGAACCCTATCACGAACACAAAAAAGTAA
- the SPATA4 gene encoding spermatogenesis-associated protein 4 isoform X3 — MAAAGLGRRLLTLPAAALPKSPSLSLQAAAPIRGKPKKYLVYPHPPKSSRLSPSVLRWLQGLDLTFFPRNVNRDFSNGFLIAEIFTIYYPRDLKLSSFENGTSLKVKLDNWAQLEKFLARKRLKLPKELIHGTIHCKAGVPEILIQEVYTLLTHREIKSIQDDLVNFTDYSYQMRLPLVPSSTASKSIKDNIRSSEIKSNPNTLSNELKVEFLFLLQMLQRKLRRKLNPKWFEVKPTVGELTLDHLLTHGSRCKYNSMISRERVAPVLLSPSDSGNTSSPSTCLNLLPALTPAGRAPAETFQGHK, encoded by the exons ATGGCTGCTGCCGGCCTGGGAAGAAGGCTTTTGACACTGCCGGCGGCAGCTCTACCCAAGTCACCGTCACTTTCGCTACAGGCAGCAGCTCCCATCCGAGGGAAGCCTAAGAAATATCTGGTCTATCCGCATCCACCGAAGAGCTCCCGCCTGTCCCCGTCGGTTCTGCGCTGGCTCCAGGGCCTGGATCTCACCTTCTTTCCTAGGAACGTCAACAG GGATTTTTCAAATGGCTTCCTGATTGCAGAAATATTCACTATATATTACCCCAGGGACCTTAAATTGTCATCCTTTGAAAATGGAACTTCTTTGAAAGTCAAGTTGGATAACTGGGCACAGTTGGAGAAG TTCCTGGCAAGAAAAAGACTTAAATTACCTAAAGAGCTAATCCATGGAACAATTCATTGCAAAGCTGGAGTACCTGAAATACTAATACAAGAGGTTTATACTTTGCTAACGCATCGAGA aattaaAAGTATCCAGGATGACCTCGTGAATTTCACAGACTACAGTTACCAGATGCGTCTGCCCCTGGTTCCTAGCTCCACAGCTTCCAAGTCGATTAAAGATAACATTAGGTCATCAGAGATAAAAAGCAATCCCAACACGCTCAGCAATGAACTTAAAGTAGAGTTCCTCTTCCTTTTACAAATGTTGCaaagaaaattaaggagaaaattgAATCCCA AATGGTTTGAGGTCAAACCAACAGTGGGAGAACTTACTCTTGACCACCTTCTGACCCATGGCTCTCGGTGCAAATATAATTCCATGATTTCAAGGGAAAGAGTTGCTCCTGTTTTAC TTTCACCTTCAGATTCTGGGAACACATCCTCTCCTTCAACCTGCCTCAACCTTCTTCCAGCACTGACGCCTGCAGGGAGAGCTCCAGCAG AAACATTTCAAGGTCACAAATga
- the SPATA4 gene encoding spermatogenesis-associated protein 4 isoform X5, protein MAAAGLGRRLLTLPAAALPKSPSLSLQAAAPIRGKPKKYLVYPHPPKSSRLSPSVLRWLQGLDLTFFPRNVNRDFSNGFLIAEIFTIYYPRDLKLSSFENGTSLKVKLDNWAQLEKFLARKRLKLPKELIHGTIHCKAGVPEILIQEVYTLLTHREIKSIQDDLVNFTDYSYQMRLPLVPSSTASKSIKDNIRSSEIKSNPNTLSNELKVEFLFLLQMLQRKLRRKLNPKWFEVKPTVGELTLDHLLTHGSRCKYNSMISRERVAPVLHSGNTSSPSTCLNLLPALTPAGRAPAETFQGHK, encoded by the exons ATGGCTGCTGCCGGCCTGGGAAGAAGGCTTTTGACACTGCCGGCGGCAGCTCTACCCAAGTCACCGTCACTTTCGCTACAGGCAGCAGCTCCCATCCGAGGGAAGCCTAAGAAATATCTGGTCTATCCGCATCCACCGAAGAGCTCCCGCCTGTCCCCGTCGGTTCTGCGCTGGCTCCAGGGCCTGGATCTCACCTTCTTTCCTAGGAACGTCAACAG GGATTTTTCAAATGGCTTCCTGATTGCAGAAATATTCACTATATATTACCCCAGGGACCTTAAATTGTCATCCTTTGAAAATGGAACTTCTTTGAAAGTCAAGTTGGATAACTGGGCACAGTTGGAGAAG TTCCTGGCAAGAAAAAGACTTAAATTACCTAAAGAGCTAATCCATGGAACAATTCATTGCAAAGCTGGAGTACCTGAAATACTAATACAAGAGGTTTATACTTTGCTAACGCATCGAGA aattaaAAGTATCCAGGATGACCTCGTGAATTTCACAGACTACAGTTACCAGATGCGTCTGCCCCTGGTTCCTAGCTCCACAGCTTCCAAGTCGATTAAAGATAACATTAGGTCATCAGAGATAAAAAGCAATCCCAACACGCTCAGCAATGAACTTAAAGTAGAGTTCCTCTTCCTTTTACAAATGTTGCaaagaaaattaaggagaaaattgAATCCCA AATGGTTTGAGGTCAAACCAACAGTGGGAGAACTTACTCTTGACCACCTTCTGACCCATGGCTCTCGGTGCAAATATAATTCCATGATTTCAAGGGAAAGAGTTGCTCCTGTTTTAC ATTCTGGGAACACATCCTCTCCTTCAACCTGCCTCAACCTTCTTCCAGCACTGACGCCTGCAGGGAGAGCTCCAGCAG AAACATTTCAAGGTCACAAATga
- the ASB5 gene encoding ankyrin repeat and SOCS box protein 5 isoform X4, whose amino-acid sequence MRLCKGGNLAVTGSWADRSPLHEAASQGRLLALRTLLSQGYNVNAVTIDHITPLHEACLGDHVACARTLLEAGANVNAITIDGVTPLFNACSQGSASCTELLLEYGAKPQLESCLPSPTHEAASKGHHECLEILISWGVDVDQDIPHLGTPLYVACMSQQFHCIRKLLYAGADVQKGKYWDTPLHAAAQQSSTEVVNLLLEFGADINAKNTELLRPVDVATSSSLVERLLLQHEATPSSLCQLCRLCIRNYIGRPRLHLIPQLQLPTLLQNFLQYR is encoded by the exons GTTCCTGGGCAGACCGGTCACCACTACATGAAGCAGCAAGTCAAGGTCGTCTTCTTGCTCTGCGAACACTGCTATCCCAG GGTTACAACGTAAATGCAGTTACCATAGACCACATCACCCCGCTGCACGAAGCCTGCCTTGGAGACCATGTGGCATGTGCCAGAACTCTGCTGGAGGCTGGAGCTAAT GTAAACGCAATCACAATAGATGGCGTGACTCCATTATTCAATGCGTGCTCACAAGGCAGTGCCAGCTGTACAGAACTTCTTCTGGAATACGGTGCCAAACCCCAGCTGGAGTCCTGTCTTCCTTCTCCCACACATGAGGCCGCCAGCAAAG GCCATCATGAGTGCCTAGAGATACTGATATCCTGGGGCGTAGATGTTGACCAAGACATTCCTCATCTGGGAACTCCTCTGTACGTAGCTTGTATGTCACAGCAGTTCCACTGCATCCGGAAGCTTCTTTATGctg GTGCCGATgtacaaaaaggcaaatactggGACACCCCACTGCATGCAGCTGCCCAGCAGTCCAGTACGGAAGTTGTAAACTTACTGCTGGAATTTGGAGCGGATATCAATGCCAAAAATACAGAGCTTCTTCGACCTGTAGATGTAGCGACTTCCAGCAGTTTGGTGGAAAGATTGTTGCTTCAACATGAAG CTACTCCAAGCAGCCTTTGCCAACTTTGCCGACTCTGTATCAGAAACTACATAGGGAGGCCGAGATTGCACCTCATCCCCCAGCTCCAGCTGCCAACGTTGTTGCAGAATTTCTTACAGTACCGATAA
- the ASB5 gene encoding ankyrin repeat and SOCS box protein 5 isoform X3 gives MSRIYLNSGWLEVPWGDGDLGSWADRSPLHEAASQGRLLALRTLLSQGYNVNAVTIDHITPLHEACLGDHVACARTLLEAGANVNAITIDGVTPLFNACSQGSASCTELLLEYGAKPQLESCLPSPTHEAASKGHHECLEILISWGVDVDQDIPHLGTPLYVACMSQQFHCIRKLLYAGADVQKGKYWDTPLHAAAQQSSTEVVNLLLEFGADINAKNTELLRPVDVATSSSLVERLLLQHEATPSSLCQLCRLCIRNYIGRPRLHLIPQLQLPTLLQNFLQYR, from the exons GTTCCTGGGCAGACCGGTCACCACTACATGAAGCAGCAAGTCAAGGTCGTCTTCTTGCTCTGCGAACACTGCTATCCCAG GGTTACAACGTAAATGCAGTTACCATAGACCACATCACCCCGCTGCACGAAGCCTGCCTTGGAGACCATGTGGCATGTGCCAGAACTCTGCTGGAGGCTGGAGCTAAT GTAAACGCAATCACAATAGATGGCGTGACTCCATTATTCAATGCGTGCTCACAAGGCAGTGCCAGCTGTACAGAACTTCTTCTGGAATACGGTGCCAAACCCCAGCTGGAGTCCTGTCTTCCTTCTCCCACACATGAGGCCGCCAGCAAAG GCCATCATGAGTGCCTAGAGATACTGATATCCTGGGGCGTAGATGTTGACCAAGACATTCCTCATCTGGGAACTCCTCTGTACGTAGCTTGTATGTCACAGCAGTTCCACTGCATCCGGAAGCTTCTTTATGctg GTGCCGATgtacaaaaaggcaaatactggGACACCCCACTGCATGCAGCTGCCCAGCAGTCCAGTACGGAAGTTGTAAACTTACTGCTGGAATTTGGAGCGGATATCAATGCCAAAAATACAGAGCTTCTTCGACCTGTAGATGTAGCGACTTCCAGCAGTTTGGTGGAAAGATTGTTGCTTCAACATGAAG CTACTCCAAGCAGCCTTTGCCAACTTTGCCGACTCTGTATCAGAAACTACATAGGGAGGCCGAGATTGCACCTCATCCCCCAGCTCCAGCTGCCAACGTTGTTGCAGAATTTCTTACAGTACCGATAA